The sequence below is a genomic window from Piliocolobus tephrosceles isolate RC106 chromosome 8, ASM277652v3, whole genome shotgun sequence.
AGGCAGACACACAGGCCCTGGCTGCAGACTCTGCATTGCTTCCAGCCTCTCCCGTGGAGGCCTGTGCCTCCTGCTGCAGTCCCAGCATTTGTGAAGGAGAAGGAGATGGACCTAGGAGAATCAAGAGGACATATAGGCCCCGTTCCATTCAGAGGTCATGGTTTGGGCAGTTCCCATGGTTAGTCATTGACCCCAAAGAGACCAAACTCTTCTGCTCAGCCTGCAAAGAAAGACCTAATCTCCACGACAAATCATCACGGTTAGTCAGAGGTTACACGGGGCCTTTCAAAGTGGAGACTTTAAAATACCATGAAGTCAGCAAAGCCCACAGGCTCTGTGTCAACACGGTTGAAATCAAGCAAGACGCCCCTCACGCTGCCCTCATTCCAGAGATCTCCAGCGACCTCATGGCCAACATGGAGCACTTTTTCAACGCCGCCTACTCCATCGCATACCACTCACGGCCCCTGAATGACTTTGAGAAGATCCTGCAGCTCCTCCAAAGCACCGGGACCATGATATTAGGCAAGTACCGCAATCGCACAGCGTGCACTCAGTTCATCAAGTACATCTCGGAGACCCTGAAGAGGGAGATCCTGGAGGACGTGCGGAACTCGCCCTGCGTGAGCGTGCTGCTGGACAGCTCCACCGACGCCTCCGAGCAGGCCTGCGTGGGGATTTACATCCGCTACTTTAAGCAGATGGAGGTGAAAGAGTCCTACATCACTCTGGCCCCTCTCTACAGTGAGACAGCAGATGGGTACTTCGAGACCATCGTTTCTGCCCTGGATGAGCTGGACATCCCCTTCCGGAAGCCTGGCTGGGTGGTGGGGCTGGGAACGGATGGCTCAGCCATGTTGAGCTGCAGAGGAGGCCTTGTGGAAAAATTCCAGGAGGTCATCCCGCAGCTGCTGCCTGTCCACTGTGTGGCCCACCGGCTGCACCTGGCTGTGGTGGATGCCTGCGGGAGCATCGATCTGGTGAAGAAGTGTGACCGGCACATCCGCACCGTCTTCAAGTTTTATCAGTCGTCAAACAAGAGGCTGAACGAGCTGCAGGAAGGTGCAGCGTCTCTGGAGCAGGAGATCATCCGCCTGAAGGATCTGAACGCAGTCCGCTGGGTGGCCAGCAGGAGGCGCACGCTGCACGCGCTGCTCGCGAGCTGGCCCGCCCTGGCCAGGCACCTCCAGAGTGTGGCGGAGGCTGGGGGCCAGATTGGGCACCGGGCCAAGGGGATGCTGAAGCTCATGCGCGGCTTCCACTTTGTCAAGTTCTGCCACTTCCTGTTGGACTTCCTGAGCATCTACAGGCCTCTGTCCGAGGTGTGCCAGAAGGAGATCGTGCTGATTACAGAGGTGAACGCCACGCTGGCCCGGGCCTATGTGGCACTGGAGAGCCTCCGTCACCAGGCGGGGCCCAAAGAGGAAGAATTCAACGCCAGCTTCAAGGATGGGCGGCTCCACGGCATCTGCTTGGACGGACTGGAGGGAGCGGAACAGCGGTTCCAGGCAGACAGGGAGAGGACGGTCCTGACCGGGATCGAGTACCTCCAGCAGAGGTTCGACGCAGACCGACCCCCACAGCTCAAGAACATGGAGGTGTTTGACACCATGGCCTGGCCAAGCGGGATCGAACTTGCCAGTTTTGGGAATGATGACATTCTCACCCTGGCCAGGTATTTCGAGTGCTCCCTCCCAACAGGATACAGTGAGGAAGCTCTGCTGGAGGAGTGGCTGGGCCTGAAAGCCATCGCCCAGCACCTTCCGTTCTCCATGCTCTGCAAAAACGCCCTGGCCCAGCACTGCCGCTTCCCCCTGCTGAGCAAGCTCATGGCCGTGGTGGTCTGTGTGCCCATCTCCACCTCCTGCTGTGAGCGGGGGTTCAAGGCCATGAACCGGATCAGGACCGATGAGAGGACCAAGCTCTCCAATGAGGTGCTCAACATGCTCATGATGACGGCTGTGAACGGCGTGGCCGTCACGGAGTACGACCCTCAGCCTGCCATCCAGCACTGGTTCCTGACCTCCTCAGGCCGGCGTTTCAGCCATGTCTACGCCTGTGCCCAGGTGCCAGCCCGCTCCCCTGCAAGTAAGTACACGTGGCAGAGCTCCCCCAAGGCAGGGGAATCTTGCCCTCCAGCCCTGTGCTGAGCCAGAGGCCAAGAAGACAGGACTGCAGGTGCCTGTGGAGCTTCTGTCATGCGCCCACCCATTGGCTAGGCCAGTTGGTACTCGATGCGTGATGCCCACCCTCCAGGACCTTGTGCCCCTGCCAGGGAGATGACACACATGTGCTCTAGGCAGGGCTTAGTGCAGACAGTGTGCATTTCTAGAGCCTGTCTGCCCTGGTGACAGTGCTGTGCTGGCTCTGCCCCCagctggctgtgtggccttgggcaagtttatccctctgtgccttggtttcttaTCTAGTTATCTAGTTATCTTGGTTTCTTATCTAGTTATccctctgtgccttggtttttaTCTAGTTAAAAGTCAGGACCACTGCTGGGAGTAAGGAGAGGGCTGACCAGGCCCAGGCAGCGCCATCACATTCTGAGTGGGGCTGTATTGACTCTGGACTGGGCAGGAGTCCACGTGGCTGTGGAGGAGGTGAGATGCGGAGGAGATGGTGGGGCTTTCAGGCAGGAATCTCACAAGGCAGGGAGAACAGAAGCAGCCTCTCTGGACCAGGGGGCTGGGGTCAGGGACTTGCTTGAGGGGGAAGCTGTATTAGAAGGGAGGGAACGTTACTGAAAACCACAGACAAGGAATGTTCTGTCTTCAGGTAGTcactgaaaaccaaagaaaatatgcCAGTTGTTGGGGTTCTGCAGACCACTCGCGGTCACTTGACAAGGATAGAGCACTGTTCTCTCTCCTGGTGTCTCTAGCTGGTCTCCTTCCAGCTGTTGCTGCTCCCAGTTTTCACCTCTGAGTCTGTGGTCATCAGCTCATGGTTGACAGAGGCTCTGTAGGAAGCAGGGTGGCCCTGAAGCCACAGTAGGGCCGgtgaggagaagaaaagagaccCCTCACTGATAATGAAAAGGGAGAACCGAGAGAGGGCTGGGTGAGCCCCTCACCCAGGCATTTGTTGAGTGAGTTGCTCTGTGTCCAGCCTTGTGGGTGCTAAGGAGAAAAAATGATGTCAGGTGTGCCCTGGAGCAAGTTACTCTTTCCACAGGGAAAATGAGACCAGCACAGATTGGTCCAAACACTACCAAACTACGCACCGATGCCTCCTTCCAGGCAGGGCTCTCAGCCTTGGCATTGTTGACACTGGTGCTGGGTAATCTTGGTTGGGGGGTCTTCCTGTTCACTGTGGGAacttgagcagcatccctggcctctacctgtTAGATACCCACTGGATACCGGTAGCACATCCCCCATTTGTGACAACAAAAATCATCTCCAGACATTAGCAAATGGTCCCTGGGGGATAAAATCACCCCCAGGTGAGATTCCCTGTCTTAGGATAGAAGAATGAACACAGCAGGGACAGATGCGGGCTGCAAAGAGCAGTCCTGGTCCTGTCTCCCGTCTGTCCCGCCAAGCTTTCTTCACCAAACAGCCCCTGGGCGAAGTTGGATGTGGAAGGCAGTCACTGTCGGTCAGTCTAAttgccttctccttcctccctcacaGGCGCCAGGCTCAGGAAGGAGGAGGTGGGAACCCTCTATGTGGAGGAGTCTGGGAGCCAGAAGCCACCCATCCTGCCCTCCAGGGAAGCAGTGGAGGTTCTGAAGGACTGCATCGTGGAGCCTCCTGAGAGACTCCTGTACCCCCACACCAGCCAGGAGGCCCCCGGGATGTCCTGAGGGACAGGGAGTCCTTGGGACTGCCTTGGAGACACCTCTGTGATCACTGGGACAGGGTCTGCAGATTCTAGGCTGCCCTAGGATCTTCTGCTGGTGGCGATGGTCTCTAAGCACCAGGAAGTGGGCAGTGGCGTCCTGGAGCAGCAGGGGTATTAGGAGGTGCATGACCTGTTTC
It includes:
- the ZNF862 gene encoding zinc finger protein 862 isoform X1, translating into MEPRESGKAPVTFDDITVYLLQEEWVLLSQQQKELCGSDKLVAPLGPTVANPELFCKFGRGPEPWLGSVQGQRSHLEHHSGKKQMGYMEEMGVRGPTRESGQSLPPKKKACLSHLSTGSGHIEGDWAGRNRKLLKPRSIQKSWFVQFPWLIMNEEQTALFCSACREYPSIRDKRSRLIEGYTGPFKVETLKYHAKSKAHMFCVDALAARDPVWAARFQSIRDPSGDVLASPEPLFTADYPIFYPPGPLGGFDSMAELLPSSRAELEDPGGNGAIPAMYLDCISDLRQKEVTDDIHSSSDLDILCNGAVESCTQDPSAEGLSEEVPVVFEELPVVFEDVAVYFTREEWGMLDKRQKELYRDVMRMNYELLASLGPAAAKPDLISKLERRAAPWIKDPNGPKWGKGRPPGNKKMVAVREADTQALAADSALLPASPVEACASCCSPSICEGEGDGPRRIKRTYRPRSIQRSWFGQFPWLVIDPKETKLFCSACKERPNLHDKSSRLVRGYTGPFKVETLKYHEVSKAHRLCVNTVEIKQDAPHAALIPEISSDLMANMEHFFNAAYSIAYHSRPLNDFEKILQLLQSTGTMILGKYRNRTACTQFIKYISETLKREILEDVRNSPCVSVLLDSSTDASEQACVGIYIRYFKQMEVKESYITLAPLYSETADGYFETIVSALDELDIPFRKPGWVVGLGTDGSAMLSCRGGLVEKFQEVIPQLLPVHCVAHRLHLAVVDACGSIDLVKKCDRHIRTVFKFYQSSNKRLNELQEGAASLEQEIIRLKDLNAVRWVASRRRTLHALLASWPALARHLQSVAEAGGQIGHRAKGMLKLMRGFHFVKFCHFLLDFLSIYRPLSEVCQKEIVLITEVNATLARAYVALESLRHQAGPKEEEFNASFKDGRLHGICLDGLEGAEQRFQADRERTVLTGIEYLQQRFDADRPPQLKNMEVFDTMAWPSGIELASFGNDDILTLARYFECSLPTGYSEEALLEEWLGLKAIAQHLPFSMLCKNALAQHCRFPLLSKLMAVVVCVPISTSCCERGFKAMNRIRTDERTKLSNEVLNMLMMTAVNGVAVTEYDPQPAIQHWFLTSSGRRFSHVYACAQVPARSPASARLRKEEVGTLYVEESGSQKPPILPSREAVEVLKDCIVEPPERLLYPHTSQEAPGMS
- the ZNF862 gene encoding zinc finger protein 862 isoform X2 produces the protein MAPVTFDDITVYLLQEEWVLLSQQQKELCGSDKLVAPLGPTVANPELFCKFGRGPEPWLGSVQGQRSHLEHHSGKKQMGYMEEMGVRGPTRESGQSLPPKKKACLSHLSTGSGHIEGDWAGRNRKLLKPRSIQKSWFVQFPWLIMNEEQTALFCSACREYPSIRDKRSRLIEGYTGPFKVETLKYHAKSKAHMFCVDALAARDPVWAARFQSIRDPSGDVLASPEPLFTADYPIFYPPGPLGGFDSMAELLPSSRAELEDPGGNGAIPAMYLDCISDLRQKEVTDDIHSSSDLDILCNGAVESCTQDPSAEGLSEEVPVVFEELPVVFEDVAVYFTREEWGMLDKRQKELYRDVMRMNYELLASLGPAAAKPDLISKLERRAAPWIKDPNGPKWGKGRPPGNKKMVAVREADTQALAADSALLPASPVEACASCCSPSICEGEGDGPRRIKRTYRPRSIQRSWFGQFPWLVIDPKETKLFCSACKERPNLHDKSSRLVRGYTGPFKVETLKYHEVSKAHRLCVNTVEIKQDAPHAALIPEISSDLMANMEHFFNAAYSIAYHSRPLNDFEKILQLLQSTGTMILGKYRNRTACTQFIKYISETLKREILEDVRNSPCVSVLLDSSTDASEQACVGIYIRYFKQMEVKESYITLAPLYSETADGYFETIVSALDELDIPFRKPGWVVGLGTDGSAMLSCRGGLVEKFQEVIPQLLPVHCVAHRLHLAVVDACGSIDLVKKCDRHIRTVFKFYQSSNKRLNELQEGAASLEQEIIRLKDLNAVRWVASRRRTLHALLASWPALARHLQSVAEAGGQIGHRAKGMLKLMRGFHFVKFCHFLLDFLSIYRPLSEVCQKEIVLITEVNATLARAYVALESLRHQAGPKEEEFNASFKDGRLHGICLDGLEGAEQRFQADRERTVLTGIEYLQQRFDADRPPQLKNMEVFDTMAWPSGIELASFGNDDILTLARYFECSLPTGYSEEALLEEWLGLKAIAQHLPFSMLCKNALAQHCRFPLLSKLMAVVVCVPISTSCCERGFKAMNRIRTDERTKLSNEVLNMLMMTAVNGVAVTEYDPQPAIQHWFLTSSGRRFSHVYACAQVPARSPASARLRKEEVGTLYVEESGSQKPPILPSREAVEVLKDCIVEPPERLLYPHTSQEAPGMS